From Oligoflexia bacterium, one genomic window encodes:
- a CDS encoding GAF domain-containing protein, with amino-acid sequence MALSLKKRNLKVAGSTEENATDAKGTDAVTQLQTQDESPQQNSIEPTHQSEPLEEGIANKKIQTLHRLNLLYQENNIDIEKLMQKLLVLVVENMDAQGGSLWVYNKEKNNVTCKAATGPGSEGVLNVSIQSGKGIVGWVAEHHKPTISNDTGQDRRFSSKTDNQTHHTTQSILASPLICRGELVGVIEIVNKTKGEAEFNEQDQNFLFDICVPAAMHIMSSIVMKRQDDLIRKLDVLHGLQELFGSTMEYEKLVNLVLQKAVELLETVAASVWLLDEAAENVVCLTAEGPTKDKVIKLAVKKGDGIVGWVVENKQSSLVEDCSKDPRFLASLDEKTKFVTESMVCVPLTAKGECIGAIQLINKRTKGQLFSQDDLEFAEVFAANAAMFIKNASLYASEKKAKELSALITISKEITATLDINAVLMSIVNLSADVIPYDQAAISLFHPIEQKFIVKAIKGLESVDQDLPETQSLNRIHNLVAQGKGEVTINSLKEYTDTAEFQSPEMNGYFNSQNLQSFWAYALKDDQGIVGVLTMQSKKINMISANKKELLSLLVSQCTVALRNAELYTTIPNAKVFESLKSGLLKKFLMFRQWPIRKQWHFVAAVAVVLLSLVFLKVPYHVSANLEVVPVSTTYYSEANGIIGSISVNEGARVKAGDLLMQLNVSDLIIQKASKESTRSKVKSEMIKLLVEENIAEFKIKENEKISMDYEIERLTLQIKNAEVRAQHPGVVVTEKLGELLGKPVSYGDELIRIARSDAIYIEFEVPEEEVVNIQPDQEVKFKVYGLPGVSFYKGLKLASVGGEGVQLNEADKNKYFIARAQVKNVEKTQLRPGMTGRGQIYADKQSLGFVIFNKPFRFLSMKFF; translated from the coding sequence ATGGCGTTATCGCTGAAGAAAAGAAATTTGAAGGTCGCGGGTTCTACTGAAGAAAATGCAACTGATGCAAAAGGCACTGATGCGGTAACTCAGCTTCAAACACAAGATGAATCACCTCAGCAAAATTCAATAGAGCCAACACATCAATCAGAGCCCCTTGAAGAGGGAATCGCAAATAAAAAAATACAAACTCTTCACCGCCTCAATCTTCTCTATCAAGAAAACAATATTGATATAGAAAAACTGATGCAAAAACTTTTAGTCCTTGTCGTTGAAAATATGGATGCTCAAGGCGGCTCACTATGGGTTTATAATAAAGAAAAAAATAATGTTACTTGTAAAGCAGCCACCGGCCCTGGCAGTGAAGGAGTTCTTAATGTTTCAATACAATCAGGAAAAGGAATTGTAGGTTGGGTGGCAGAACACCATAAACCCACAATCAGTAATGACACCGGCCAAGATCGACGTTTCAGCAGTAAGACGGATAATCAAACACACCATACCACGCAATCAATTCTAGCGAGCCCCTTAATATGTCGAGGTGAACTCGTAGGTGTTATTGAAATTGTTAATAAAACTAAAGGTGAAGCAGAATTTAACGAACAAGATCAAAACTTTCTTTTTGATATTTGCGTACCAGCAGCGATGCACATCATGAGCTCTATAGTCATGAAAAGACAAGATGACCTCATTAGAAAGCTTGATGTTTTACACGGACTTCAAGAGTTATTTGGTTCCACAATGGAGTATGAAAAACTTGTAAATCTGGTACTTCAAAAAGCTGTTGAATTATTAGAAACAGTTGCAGCCTCGGTGTGGCTCCTCGATGAAGCAGCTGAGAATGTTGTGTGCCTAACAGCTGAAGGGCCAACAAAAGATAAAGTTATTAAACTCGCAGTTAAAAAAGGCGATGGAATAGTAGGATGGGTTGTAGAAAATAAACAATCTTCGTTGGTAGAAGATTGTTCAAAAGACCCTCGGTTTTTAGCTTCTCTAGATGAAAAAACAAAATTCGTTACAGAGTCTATGGTATGCGTTCCTCTTACTGCAAAGGGTGAATGCATTGGCGCTATTCAACTTATTAATAAACGCACAAAAGGACAACTTTTTTCACAAGATGATCTTGAGTTCGCAGAAGTCTTTGCAGCCAATGCTGCAATGTTTATAAAAAATGCAAGTCTCTATGCTTCAGAAAAAAAGGCCAAAGAACTTTCTGCGCTTATTACAATTAGTAAAGAAATCACCGCCACTTTAGATATCAATGCTGTTTTAATGTCGATTGTAAATCTATCAGCCGACGTGATACCATATGATCAAGCAGCCATTTCACTTTTTCACCCCATCGAACAAAAATTTATCGTTAAAGCCATTAAGGGTTTAGAGTCCGTTGATCAAGATTTACCAGAAACACAAAGTTTAAATCGTATTCATAATTTGGTAGCTCAAGGCAAAGGTGAAGTTACTATTAATAGCCTAAAAGAGTACACAGACACTGCTGAATTTCAATCACCAGAAATGAATGGATACTTCAACAGCCAAAATCTCCAATCTTTTTGGGCTTACGCACTTAAAGATGACCAGGGCATTGTTGGTGTTTTGACTATGCAATCCAAAAAAATCAATATGATCTCTGCAAATAAAAAAGAATTACTTTCTCTACTTGTAAGTCAATGTACCGTTGCCTTACGTAATGCAGAGCTCTACACAACGATTCCAAATGCTAAGGTTTTTGAATCTCTCAAATCTGGCTTGCTTAAAAAATTCTTAATGTTTCGACAATGGCCAATTAGAAAGCAATGGCATTTTGTAGCAGCTGTAGCTGTGGTACTTTTATCTTTAGTATTTTTAAAAGTCCCATATCATGTATCAGCAAATCTTGAAGTGGTTCCAGTCTCTACAACATATTACTCAGAAGCCAATGGCATTATTGGTTCAATTTCAGTTAACGAAGGTGCGCGCGTTAAAGCAGGTGATCTTTTAATGCAACTTAATGTTTCTGACTTGATTATTCAAAAGGCAAGTAAAGAAAGTACCCGCTCAAAAGTTAAGTCTGAGATGATTAAACTTTTAGTCGAAGAAAACATCGCCGAATTTAAAATTAAAGAAAATGAAAAAATATCTATGGATTATGAAATTGAACGCTTGACCCTGCAAATTAAAAATGCCGAAGTTCGCGCCCAACACCCAGGCGTTGTAGTTACTGAGAAGCTGGGCGAACTCTTAGGCAAGCCAGTATCTTATGGTGATGAGCTCATCAGAATTGCACGCTCTGATGCAATTTATATAGAATTTGAAGTACCAGAAGAAGAAGTGGTTAATATACAGCCAGACCAAGAAGTTAAATTCAAAGTTTACGGCTTACCTGGTGTTAGCTTTTATAAAGGCTTAAAACTCGCCTCCGTTGGTGGAGAAGGAGTTCAATTAAATGAGGCTGATAAAAACAAGTACTTCATAGCACGAGCACAAGTAAAGAATGTTGAAAAAACTCAGCTACGCCCAGGCATGACAGGCCGTGGTCAAATTTATGCCGACAAGCAATCATTAGGATTTGTGATCTTCAATAAACCATTTCGCTTTTTATCAATGAAGTTCTTCTAA
- a CDS encoding efflux RND transporter periplasmic adaptor subunit, whose translation MSLQWIFYILTFFTGIAVAYTEPEAKVLEPHVPESVSVPQIKMKSKATALIFGKKEIFVKAKASGEIKSVGVDEGGEVKVGQELAVIDDKQPRAERELASMEFKTASDDLVKTRRLKKYVSREEIRLKEDTYHSKKTALEIRDINLINTHIAAPIDGVITRRYIEAGETTQAGDRAFQIVQIGELVMVAYISSVDAIKIKTGSELTFTVDELKDVKFKAVVTFVSPVIDSPSETVRVKLDASNVKKSEDGTYLLKPGMIANLEF comes from the coding sequence ATGTCTTTGCAATGGATTTTCTACATTCTGACATTCTTCACAGGCATAGCAGTGGCGTACACTGAGCCCGAAGCTAAAGTCTTGGAACCTCATGTCCCTGAGTCTGTATCAGTTCCACAAATTAAAATGAAATCAAAAGCGACGGCCCTTATCTTTGGTAAAAAAGAAATTTTTGTGAAAGCAAAAGCTTCTGGTGAGATTAAAAGCGTTGGTGTTGATGAGGGGGGTGAAGTAAAAGTAGGTCAAGAGTTGGCTGTTATTGATGATAAACAACCGCGCGCTGAGCGTGAGCTTGCATCAATGGAATTTAAAACAGCTAGTGATGACCTTGTTAAAACTAGACGCCTTAAAAAATACGTATCTCGTGAGGAGATAAGACTAAAAGAAGATACATATCACAGCAAAAAAACAGCTTTAGAAATTCGTGACATAAATTTAATCAATACACATATCGCCGCTCCCATTGATGGTGTGATCACACGTCGCTATATTGAGGCCGGTGAAACAACTCAAGCCGGTGATCGCGCATTTCAAATTGTACAAATTGGCGAGCTCGTTATGGTGGCCTATATCTCATCAGTTGATGCGATTAAAATTAAAACGGGAAGTGAACTAACGTTTACTGTTGATGAGTTAAAAGATGTGAAATTCAAAGCAGTTGTAACTTTCGTAAGTCCCGTCATTGATTCGCCTAGTGAAACGGTTCGTGTAAAGCTTGATGCCAGCAATGTCAAAAAGTCAGAAGATGGCACCTATCTTCTAAAGCCCGGAATGATTGCAAATCTTGAATTTTAA
- a CDS encoding HlyD family efflux transporter periplasmic adaptor subunit: MPKAPALRSDLKVSRQVMSERVSFVIKDTLKTQYFRFDEEEWKVISLFDGTRTLEEMVVAYNSTESKLQIDHSTLKDYQQKLEEMKLLESSKRDQNIMLIEKMKEMRKSRLLSQKGTLLYRRFPVIDPDKFFNKIIPHIGFFWTKKFFVLAIGSMILAASLIFYDWNGFEQGVRQVFSFSEMSAFNWLLLWITIFAIIGVHELGHGLTCKYYGGEVHEIGVLLLFFQPCLYCNVNDAWLFDQKWKQIMVTVAGSFIELAVGTIFVYIWFISPPQTLLNTLSLQVVSVCTAATVLFNFNPLVKLDGYYLLADFLEIPNLRDSSFSYVKYFVSRYIFFQKPEEIPGTRREKIIFFTYGVLSLMWVTSLTLGLFFLAKTFLTENYFGFGVVVSMWVAYKLFGSHMKKAGVFLIQFLLSHKVFFQSPKGRKIAAFGLLFFLSLFLIPVSYTVNGHCLLEPTFTQVIRAGSDGFLRKLLVDDGYVVKPGQVVAELENTSLHYDRVIQSLAVDKMSIRVKQAMRDDLTHKSGLESEMVAKQAEFKELDRQVNALKLTFEGVKEEGVISCNDIIRKLNTFIKAGDELCRVNGVAQLKAVIEIPEDQVRFVAENDTVEFKVLSSPFKTYVGQVARIRTLSRPDTINPKAKQYSAEILFRNPGDLRPGMTGVAEVGTKSVSVARYVVRKFMLFFRLDLFY, from the coding sequence GTGCCTAAAGCACCGGCCTTAAGATCAGATCTTAAGGTGTCACGTCAAGTGATGAGTGAGCGTGTAAGCTTTGTTATTAAAGACACGCTTAAAACTCAGTACTTCCGTTTTGATGAGGAAGAATGGAAGGTAATATCTTTATTCGATGGCACGCGCACTTTAGAAGAAATGGTTGTTGCTTACAATTCTACGGAATCAAAATTACAGATCGATCATAGCACACTAAAAGACTATCAACAAAAACTCGAAGAGATGAAACTTCTTGAATCATCCAAGCGTGATCAAAATATCATGCTCATTGAAAAAATGAAAGAGATGCGCAAAAGCCGTTTGTTAAGTCAAAAGGGAACATTGCTTTACAGAAGATTTCCTGTGATAGACCCTGATAAATTTTTTAACAAAATTATTCCGCATATTGGATTTTTTTGGACCAAAAAGTTTTTTGTCTTAGCAATTGGGTCAATGATACTTGCAGCCTCATTAATATTTTATGATTGGAATGGTTTTGAGCAAGGGGTTAGGCAGGTATTTTCATTTAGTGAAATGTCGGCATTTAATTGGCTCTTACTATGGATTACAATTTTTGCCATCATCGGTGTTCATGAGCTTGGTCATGGTCTTACTTGTAAGTATTATGGTGGGGAAGTTCATGAGATTGGTGTTTTATTGCTGTTTTTCCAGCCCTGCCTTTATTGCAATGTTAACGATGCGTGGCTCTTTGATCAAAAATGGAAACAAATCATGGTAACAGTGGCGGGGAGTTTTATTGAGCTCGCTGTGGGGACAATATTTGTTTATATTTGGTTTATTTCTCCTCCACAGACATTGCTCAACACCCTTAGTCTTCAAGTTGTAAGTGTTTGTACTGCAGCCACAGTACTTTTTAACTTCAACCCGTTGGTGAAGCTAGATGGTTATTATTTGTTGGCTGATTTTTTAGAAATTCCAAATCTTCGTGATTCGTCATTTTCATATGTTAAATACTTTGTAAGTCGCTATATATTTTTTCAAAAGCCAGAAGAGATTCCAGGAACAAGAAGAGAGAAAATAATTTTTTTCACTTATGGTGTTCTTTCTTTAATGTGGGTCACAAGTTTGACGTTGGGTTTATTTTTCTTAGCTAAAACATTTTTGACTGAGAATTATTTTGGTTTTGGAGTGGTTGTTTCAATGTGGGTTGCGTACAAACTATTTGGGAGTCATATGAAAAAAGCTGGTGTTTTTTTAATTCAATTTTTGCTCTCGCACAAAGTTTTTTTTCAAAGTCCTAAAGGTAGAAAAATAGCAGCATTCGGTTTGTTGTTTTTTTTAAGTCTATTTTTGATTCCTGTTTCTTATACAGTCAATGGTCACTGTTTACTAGAGCCAACGTTTACTCAAGTAATTCGTGCAGGCTCAGACGGATTTTTACGAAAATTATTAGTTGATGACGGGTATGTTGTAAAACCAGGGCAGGTAGTTGCAGAATTAGAAAATACTTCGCTTCATTATGATCGCGTTATTCAAAGTTTAGCAGTTGATAAAATGTCAATTCGAGTAAAACAAGCGATGCGTGATGATCTTACTCATAAATCAGGCTTAGAAAGTGAAATGGTGGCCAAGCAGGCAGAATTCAAAGAACTTGATCGCCAAGTGAATGCACTTAAACTGACATTTGAAGGAGTAAAAGAAGAGGGCGTTATTTCATGTAATGACATCATTCGAAAACTCAATACGTTTATAAAAGCGGGTGATGAGCTCTGTCGAGTTAATGGAGTAGCGCAACTAAAAGCTGTGATTGAAATTCCAGAAGATCAAGTTCGATTTGTTGCTGAAAATGATACTGTTGAATTTAAGGTTTTGAGTTCGCCCTTCAAGACTTACGTAGGGCAAGTGGCTCGTATTCGTACACTTAGTCGGCCTGACACAATAAATCCTAAAGCTAAGCAGTATAGTGCCGAAATCTTATTTAGGAATCCCGGTGATTTGCGACCGGGTATGACAGGTGTAGCTGAGGTTGGTACAAAGTCTGTATCAGTCGCTCGCTATGTTGTGCGAAAATTTATGCTGTTTTTTAGATTAGATCTTTTTTACTGA
- a CDS encoding TolC family protein encodes MSFATSNSFGSSLSLRQALIESLKHNLNIKISNLTAEEKTALVTKALGEFDLNLKLSYTQDHSDTPSSSSLDGVTSSVIKNTTTYTGVLSKKTIWGGEFTLPYDYATSNSNSTNTRIPQDHTTSFGITLSQPLIKPFYFGYFSRNHASAEYDWEIAQHQRYEQIIDSLVKTMGLYLDTLRDSEALYIKVKAKDFSEQTLEFTKAKLQLGKASHVDKLVAESKWQKDSEDLRAAKTSLQNKTEELVLNIYGTTDTQIQLAQNLKALEVPPPNTEMEVAITEALKARSELRSAEIAVNKADAAAGAASIERLPSVTADGKVIYKGLASNFDDSQSQVKQGLRPSYTAGVKIEQPLLMYTSRGEYQSKSLQLSQEELKRLQIRRNITLEVRKHMRQLHTNWSRLEVLRAVVKAENYKHEGQIQRYQLGKISLFEYYQAHQDLVQAEFELIDAQTSYIRSLYSHFKSRGRLLKELGLSINSN; translated from the coding sequence GTGTCATTCGCGACTTCTAATTCTTTTGGATCCTCCCTATCATTACGCCAAGCTCTTATTGAAAGTTTAAAGCACAACCTTAATATTAAAATCAGTAATCTTACTGCTGAAGAAAAAACAGCACTCGTCACAAAAGCTTTGGGTGAATTTGATCTCAACCTTAAACTTAGCTACACACAAGACCACAGTGACACACCCTCATCTTCAAGCCTTGATGGTGTCACTAGTTCGGTAATTAAAAACACCACAACTTACACAGGCGTATTATCTAAAAAAACAATTTGGGGCGGAGAGTTTACTCTCCCCTATGATTACGCAACTTCTAATTCCAATTCTACAAACACTCGCATACCACAAGATCATACAACCTCATTTGGCATCACATTATCACAACCCCTTATCAAACCCTTTTACTTCGGATATTTTTCTCGCAATCATGCGAGCGCAGAATACGATTGGGAAATTGCCCAGCACCAACGATATGAACAGATCATTGATTCATTGGTAAAAACTATGGGTCTTTACCTTGATACTTTAAGAGATTCTGAAGCTCTTTACATTAAAGTAAAAGCAAAAGATTTTTCTGAACAAACACTTGAATTTACAAAAGCTAAACTTCAGCTTGGTAAAGCTTCACATGTCGACAAACTTGTTGCTGAGAGTAAATGGCAAAAAGATTCTGAAGATTTACGTGCCGCGAAGACTTCACTGCAAAATAAAACTGAAGAACTGGTTTTAAATATTTATGGCACTACTGACACACAAATTCAATTAGCACAAAACCTCAAGGCCCTTGAAGTACCGCCACCCAACACCGAAATGGAAGTAGCCATCACTGAAGCCTTAAAAGCTCGTTCAGAATTGAGATCAGCAGAAATTGCTGTTAACAAAGCTGATGCAGCAGCAGGTGCAGCATCGATTGAAAGATTACCTTCAGTCACGGCAGACGGCAAAGTGATCTATAAAGGTTTAGCTTCAAATTTTGATGACTCTCAGTCACAAGTCAAACAAGGGCTACGCCCGTCTTATACAGCGGGTGTTAAAATCGAGCAGCCCCTTTTAATGTATACATCTCGAGGGGAGTATCAATCAAAGTCACTTCAACTTTCACAAGAAGAACTAAAACGACTTCAGATTCGTCGTAATATCACTCTTGAAGTACGTAAACACATGCGCCAACTTCATACAAATTGGTCACGCTTAGAAGTACTCAGAGCCGTTGTCAAAGCTGAGAACTATAAACACGAAGGTCAAATACAACGTTATCAGCTAGGTAAGATTTCACTTTTTGAGTATTACCAAGCCCATCAAGATCTGGTGCAGGCCGAGTTTGAGTTAATAGATGCCCAAACTTCTTATATTAGATCTCTATACTCACATTTTAAGTCTCGAGGTCGCCTTCTCAAAGAACTTGGACTTTCAATTAATTCAAATTAG
- a CDS encoding GNAT family N-acetyltransferase: protein MSGPEITYRKANLSDSAMIKTFQLAMAWETEKLKLDEAILMQGVLAVFNSPELGQYFVCSQGDNLVGVLMVTKEWSDWRNGNVWWIQSVYFKPEFRGKGLFSKMYSYIQNLAKSDESARGIRLYVDHSNKNAQLIYAKIGMNGDHYRLFEWMKT, encoded by the coding sequence ATGTCAGGGCCTGAAATTACTTACCGAAAAGCGAATCTCAGTGATTCTGCGATGATTAAAACATTTCAACTTGCCATGGCATGGGAAACTGAAAAACTAAAGCTTGATGAAGCAATACTCATGCAAGGTGTTTTGGCAGTTTTTAATTCACCAGAATTAGGGCAATACTTTGTGTGCTCGCAAGGCGATAATTTAGTAGGTGTGTTGATGGTTACAAAAGAATGGAGCGACTGGAGAAATGGCAACGTATGGTGGATCCAAAGCGTCTATTTTAAACCAGAATTTCGCGGCAAGGGTTTATTTTCAAAAATGTATTCGTATATCCAGAATTTAGCAAAATCAGACGAATCCGCTCGTGGCATTAGACTTTACGTAGATCACTCAAACAAAAACGCCCAATTAATTTATGCAAAAATTGGAATGAATGGTGATCACTATCGGCTATTTGAATGGATGAAGACATAA
- a CDS encoding class I SAM-dependent methyltransferase: MENNPTKIQSSLSKNHLTCLCGELNSTPYYNAGEISELFKGYQLVSCHSCGLVRTDPSPISQKQDAENLYDDPLYYAQAMNEKDFWIGKARLVLKDLKGISPNSTLLEVGCGTGWIVKAASELGFKAKGIDINRHAIELGREHFKINLERKFLNEVKEKFDVIVVNHVLEHILDPKQFLIDAHERLNLGGYLFFGLPNLNGGIPTTLRLLNKLPAGPGSNWLWIGYQPNQHIWHFTPKTIRDFLEREGWQVTKTRTNLNNAYASVPVTKLRHRFIQKIWKVYEKFHWADEMGILCQKK; this comes from the coding sequence ATGGAAAATAACCCAACCAAGATTCAAAGTTCTTTATCTAAAAACCATCTCACATGCCTTTGTGGCGAACTCAATTCAACTCCTTACTATAATGCCGGCGAAATCAGCGAATTATTTAAAGGCTATCAACTTGTCAGTTGTCATTCATGTGGTCTTGTAAGAACTGATCCAAGCCCTATTTCACAAAAGCAAGATGCGGAAAACCTTTACGACGACCCGCTTTATTACGCTCAAGCGATGAATGAAAAAGATTTTTGGATCGGCAAAGCCCGTCTTGTTTTGAAAGACCTCAAAGGAATTTCACCCAATTCAACTTTGTTAGAAGTGGGTTGCGGAACCGGGTGGATTGTTAAAGCGGCCAGTGAACTAGGCTTTAAAGCTAAAGGGATAGATATAAATCGCCATGCCATAGAATTAGGGCGTGAACATTTTAAGATAAACTTGGAAAGAAAATTTTTAAATGAAGTAAAAGAAAAGTTTGACGTTATCGTGGTCAATCATGTGCTTGAACATATTCTTGATCCAAAACAATTTCTAATTGACGCCCATGAACGTTTAAACCTTGGGGGTTATTTATTTTTTGGTCTACCAAACCTCAACGGAGGTATCCCGACTACACTGCGCCTACTTAATAAACTTCCTGCAGGCCCAGGCTCGAATTGGCTTTGGATTGGTTACCAACCCAATCAGCATATATGGCATTTTACTCCCAAGACAATCCGTGATTTTTTAGAACGTGAAGGTTGGCAAGTGACAAAAACTCGCACCAATTTGAATAATGCCTACGCATCTGTACCCGTGACAAAGCTTCGCCACCGCTTTATTCAAAAAATATGGAAGGTCTATGAAAAATTTCATTGGGCCGATGAAATGGGAATTCTTTGTCAAAAAAAATAA